GCCGACGAGATTTTCCCCTTCTATGCCCATAAACTTGGGCAGTCCCGCACCGGCAGCAATGTAAACGGCATCAAATCCATCTTTTTCCAACAGATCCGTGAGCTTTCTCGTTTTTCCCACAAGAAAGTTGGTCACAATCTTTACGCCCATTTTTACAAGCGTATCGATTTCGATTTCAACTATTTTCTTGGGAAGTCTGAACTCAGGGATGCCGTAAACCGTAACGCCGCCGTTCTTGTGGAAGGCTTCGTAAACCGTAACATCATGTCCTTCCTTGCGAAGGTCGAAGGCGGCGGAGAGTCCCGAGGGACCGCTTCCCACGATGGCGACTCTCTTTCCGGTGGAAGGCGCCACTTCGGGAACCTGTATTTTATCGTTCTCTCTCTCCCAATCGGCAACATATCTTTCGATACGGCCGATCTGTACGGAACGCATAACATCTTTTTCCGCTTTTCCTACAGTACAGGTCGCCATACATTGGGTTTCCTGGGGGCAGACCCGTCCGCAGATGGCTGGAAGGCTGCTGCTTTCCTTGATTATGCCGATTGATTTTTCGAAATCCCCTTCGGCAGCGGCGGCAATAAATCCCGGAATATTGATGGAGACGGGACAGCCGGAAATACAGGGGGCATTCTTGCACTGGAGGCAGCGCATGGCTTCCAGTTTCACCTGGCTTTCAGTATATCCGAGTGCCACTTCCTCCATATTGTTTCTCCGGACCAAGGGATCCTGGGACGGCATTTCCTGAAGCGGAATAGCCCGTCTGGATTTAGGGTTCAATGCTGAAGGATCGATCGTCTTTATCAGTTCGTCGGCTTCTTTCGCCAGTACATCGGGGCTGACGTATTCCATTATTTCTCCCCTCCTTTGCTGTCCAGGCCGATGCGGCAGTTGTGTTCCTCTTCCTGATGTTTGTATGTATTGAGCCTGTTGATCATGTTGTCGAAATCCACAAGATGCCCATCGAACTCCGGTCCGTCGACGCAGACGAATTTGGTTTCGTCTCCGACCGTGACCCGGCAGCCGCCGCACATTCCCGTTCCGTCGATCATAATGGTGTTGAGCGAGACTGTGGTTTTCACCTTGTAAGGTTTGGTGGTGAGAGCGCAGAATTTCATCATGACCGGCGGCCCTATGGCTACGACTTCGGCGGGATCGCGGCTTTCGCAGATCTCTTTCAATGGCGCGGTTACAAGGTCTTTCCGTCCGTAGGATCCGTCGTCGGTACAAATGATCACCTCATCGGAATAAGCCCGGATTTCATCTTCCAGAATCAGAAGATCTTTGTTTCTGGCTCCGATAATGGAGATCACCTCGTTCCCTGCTTTTTTGAAAGCTTCCACAATCGGTCTCAAGGGAGCGACACCGATTCCTCCGCCGACGCAGACGACGGGCTTGTCGTATTTGACAATATGGGTCGCTTTGCCCAGTGGTCCGAGCAGACTGTCGATGTAGTCGCCTTCCGATTTTTTCCCCAGTTCTTTTGTCGAATCGCCAACAGCCTGGAAGATGATGGTTATGGTTCCCTTCTCTTCATCAGCTCCGGCAATAGTCAGGGGAATTCTTTCTCCGAACTCCTCGCTGACGATTAGAATGATAAACTGACCGGCTTTTCTCTCTTCGGCGATCAGGGGTGCCTCAATCTCCATCTGAAAGACGTCGTCGGATAATTGAATTTTTCTTATAATTTTGTTCATAGTGTTTTCCTGTTTTCAGTATCATACCATTTGTCTGATGAATCCCAAACGAACTTTTTTATTATTTATAGATAAATTTTTTGTTATTCAACTATAAGTAACAATTTATGATAGATTAGAATAATCCATTTTTTGCACTAATCTCAGCCCCGGCGGTATTTTCAGTTGACCTTTCAAAATGATCGGACGAGAATTCAGATATGAAAAATTTCCAATATTATAACCCGGTCAGAGTCGTCTTCGGAAAAGGAACCATAAGAGAGTTGAAAAAGCTTTTGCGCGATAAGAGCAAGATTCTCTTCCTCTACGGCGGCGGTTCGATCAAGAAAAACGGCGTATACGATCAGGTCGTCGAGGCATTAAAAGGCAAGGACTTTATAGAATACAGCGGGATACAGGCCAATCCCGATTACGAAGACTGCATGAACTGCGTCCTTCTGGCGGAAAAGGAGAATGTTGATTTCATTCTCTCCGTAGGAGGGGGATCGGTTCTCGATGCGGCGAAGTTCATCGCCGCGGCTATTTACTACGAAGGCGGGGAGCCATGGGAAATTCTCATCGGCAAAGGGAGGATTAAAAAGGCTCTTCCCCTCGGTTCCGTATTGACGCTTCCGGCGACGGGCTCGGAAATGAATGCCAATTCTGTCATCTCCAGACGGGAGATCGGAGAAAAGCGGGCATTCAGCAGTCCCCATGTATATCCCGAGTTTTCCATTCTCGATCCCGAAACAACTTACAGCCTCTCGAAGCGTCAGGTAGCAAACGGAATCGTCGATGCCTGGGTTCATGTGCTTGAACAGTATATGACGACAAGTCTCGATTCACCTCTTCAGGACAGACAGGCGGAAGCCGTGCTGCTCACTCTGCTGGAAGAAGGACCGAAAGCCGTTCTCAGCAATAAGGATTATGAAGTCCAGGCCAATATTATGTGGTGTTCCACAAACGCTTTGAACGGTTTGATCGGCTGCGGCGTGGATCAGGATTGGGCCACCCACGGCATCGGACATGAACTGACCGCTCTTTACGGCATCGATCATGCCCGGACTCTCGCAGTTGTTCTTCCCGGTCTATTATCATTAATGAGAAAACAAAAGGAACAGAAACTTCTGCAGTATGCCGAGCGAATCTGGGGAATCTCCATGGGCGACACCAATGTGAGGATCGATGAAGCCATAGCCAGAACCTGTCTTTTCTTCGAGTCTCTGGGAGTTGATACCCGCTATTCCGATCTGGGTATCGATGAAGATGCTCCTGAAAAAATAGCAGCCAGAATCGATGGAAGAAATGAAGTGTTCGGCGAGGGGCAGAATATCCGCGGTCCCGAAATCATCAAAATCCTGAAGAATCTTAAAGATTGATACTATTTCCGGAGGGGAATATACCTCTCCGGAATTTCCCAGATAATGATACTGCTTCCGGTTTCCCGGAAATAACCGCTTTTTATCAATTCCCTCATCGGTTCAAGCGGACCGACACCTTCTTTTGCCAGATTCAGAATATCCA
This is a stretch of genomic DNA from Spirochaeta isovalerica. It encodes these proteins:
- the gltA gene encoding NADPH-dependent glutamate synthase, producing the protein MEYVSPDVLAKEADELIKTIDPSALNPKSRRAIPLQEMPSQDPLVRRNNMEEVALGYTESQVKLEAMRCLQCKNAPCISGCPVSINIPGFIAAAAEGDFEKSIGIIKESSSLPAICGRVCPQETQCMATCTVGKAEKDVMRSVQIGRIERYVADWERENDKIQVPEVAPSTGKRVAIVGSGPSGLSAAFDLRKEGHDVTVYEAFHKNGGVTVYGIPEFRLPKKIVEIEIDTLVKMGVKIVTNFLVGKTRKLTDLLEKDGFDAVYIAAGAGLPKFMGIEGENLVGVFSANEYLTRSNLMKAYDTANSRTPIYHAKKVAIFGGGNVAMDAARTAKRIGAEEVHVVYRRTEAEMPARVEEVHHAKEEGIIFDFLTNPVKILGDENGRVKGIECLKYELGEPDDSGRRRPVPIEGSNFIIDLDACIPSLGNNANPILSNSTPDLEVNKWGNIVVDENNKTSIDRIYAGGDIVLGAATVILAMGQGRHAAESINKLLKA
- a CDS encoding sulfide/dihydroorotate dehydrogenase-like FAD/NAD-binding protein; amino-acid sequence: MNKIIRKIQLSDDVFQMEIEAPLIAEERKAGQFIILIVSEEFGERIPLTIAGADEEKGTITIIFQAVGDSTKELGKKSEGDYIDSLLGPLGKATHIVKYDKPVVCVGGGIGVAPLRPIVEAFKKAGNEVISIIGARNKDLLILEDEIRAYSDEVIICTDDGSYGRKDLVTAPLKEICESRDPAEVVAIGPPVMMKFCALTTKPYKVKTTVSLNTIMIDGTGMCGGCRVTVGDETKFVCVDGPEFDGHLVDFDNMINRLNTYKHQEEEHNCRIGLDSKGGEK
- a CDS encoding iron-containing alcohol dehydrogenase; translation: MKNFQYYNPVRVVFGKGTIRELKKLLRDKSKILFLYGGGSIKKNGVYDQVVEALKGKDFIEYSGIQANPDYEDCMNCVLLAEKENVDFILSVGGGSVLDAAKFIAAAIYYEGGEPWEILIGKGRIKKALPLGSVLTLPATGSEMNANSVISRREIGEKRAFSSPHVYPEFSILDPETTYSLSKRQVANGIVDAWVHVLEQYMTTSLDSPLQDRQAEAVLLTLLEEGPKAVLSNKDYEVQANIMWCSTNALNGLIGCGVDQDWATHGIGHELTALYGIDHARTLAVVLPGLLSLMRKQKEQKLLQYAERIWGISMGDTNVRIDEAIARTCLFFESLGVDTRYSDLGIDEDAPEKIAARIDGRNEVFGEGQNIRGPEIIKILKNLKD